A window from Rhizosphaericola mali encodes these proteins:
- a CDS encoding helix-turn-helix domain-containing protein yields the protein MEEYNRKLLILRRDELLTRGDLEDFKIELLHAIRQLSIEITGTPSKLWLKSYEVRELLGISGPTLQAMRDKGTIPFTRIGGAIFYYRTDLEKMMEHFKKNPLKN from the coding sequence ATGGAAGAATACAACCGAAAATTATTAATACTCCGTCGTGATGAGCTTTTGACCAGAGGAGATTTGGAAGATTTCAAGATAGAGTTACTACACGCCATTCGACAACTTTCCATAGAAATAACTGGCACACCTTCGAAGTTGTGGTTGAAAAGTTATGAGGTCAGAGAATTGTTGGGTATTAGTGGACCAACCTTACAGGCGATGCGTGATAAGGGAACAATTCCTTTCACCCGTATTGGAGGTGCTATCTTTTACTATCGTACAGATTTAGAAAAGATGATGGAACATTTCAAAAAAAATCCTCTAAAAAACTAG